The following proteins are encoded in a genomic region of Dasypus novemcinctus isolate mDasNov1 chromosome 3, mDasNov1.1.hap2, whole genome shotgun sequence:
- the DORIP1 gene encoding uncharacterized protein C14orf28 homolog, with protein sequence MKTLFEEIKASIKNNYNQDRSFWRPVLPWGGVFTIKAGRKAVSCTPLYVEIRLKNTCTIDGFLMLLYVILNENENFPRELSLHLGREFVDCFLYLMDTYSFTTVKLLWIWDKMGKQQYKSEVHKVSLIIDLFGNEHDNFTRNLENLMSTIQESYCSNWRCPTRVQEDQQRIISINPPQEIPHGNLIRLAVDELFCSKIELCEERGCGGLREFSQRVFCHGAPPFVVLNMQHWKSEDLAYVPYYLDLSDHKYLLEGATLFNKEEHHYSAAFQIDGHWMHYDGLRNVNLILLNKPPEFLLLSSLVYIRATEK encoded by the exons ATGAAGACACTGTTTGAAGAGATCAAAGcatcaattaaaaataactataacCAAGATCGCTCATTTTGGAGACCTGTTCTTCCTTGGGGAGGTGTTTTTACTATCAAAGCTGGCCGCAAAGCAGTATCCTGTACACCACTCTATGTTGAAATAAGACTGAAAAATACCTGCACCATAGATGGATTCTTAATGTTGTTATATGTTAttcttaatgaaaatgaaaatttccccAGGGAACTCTCTCTTCATTTAGGTAGAGAGTTTGTAGactgttttctttatttaatggACACTTACAGTTTTACAACTGTGAAGCTACTTTGGATTTGGGACAAAATGGGAAAACAGCAATACAAATCTGAAGTTCATAAAGTTTCATTAATAATTGATTTATTTGGGAATGAGCATGATAATTTTACAAGAAATCTCGAAAATCTCATGTCTACCATTCAAGAGAGTTATTGTTCCAACTGGCGATGCCCAACTCGAGTGCAGGAAGATCAGCAGCGCATAATTAGTATAAA TCCTCCCCAAGAAATTCCACATGGAAACTTGATACGACTGGCTGTGGATGAGTTATTCTGTTCCAAAATTGAACTGTGTGAAGAGCGTGG gtGTGGTGGCCTAAGAGAATTTTCCCAACGAGTTTTCTGCCATGGTGCACCCCCTTTTGTTGTCCTAAATATGCAGCATTGGAAATCTGAAGACCTGGCATATGTACCCTATTACTTGGATTTATCTGATCACAA GTATTTATTGGAAGGTGCCACATTATTTAACAAAGAGGAACATCATTATTCTGCAGCTTTCCAGATTGATGGACATTGGATGCACTATGATGGCCtcagaaatgtgaatttaattttgttaaataaaCCCCCAGAGTTTCTCCTCTTGTCATCATTGGTTTATATTCGAGcaacagagaaataa